Proteins co-encoded in one Cytophaga hutchinsonii ATCC 33406 genomic window:
- a CDS encoding D-glycero-alpha-D-manno-heptose-1,7-bisphosphate 7-phosphatase → MKNKCVFLDRDGVINVDNVNYTYKVEEFKIIDGVIPALKMLKEAGYLLIIITNQSGIAKGIYQHEDVYKCHDYFDRESGNLIDEYFYSPYHQSTSESLSRKPGSLMFEKAIAKYDIDIAQSWMVGDRERDILPANKLNIPTILIEEFPNTETSAKYKVDSLYEAAELILKKV, encoded by the coding sequence ATGAAAAATAAGTGTGTGTTTCTGGACCGCGATGGAGTGATCAATGTTGATAATGTAAATTATACCTACAAAGTTGAGGAATTTAAAATCATTGATGGTGTTATTCCTGCGTTAAAAATGTTAAAAGAAGCAGGTTATTTACTGATCATCATCACCAACCAATCCGGTATTGCGAAAGGTATTTACCAGCACGAAGATGTATATAAGTGCCACGATTACTTTGATCGTGAATCCGGTAATTTAATTGATGAATATTTTTATTCTCCTTATCACCAGTCAACATCTGAATCCTTATCACGCAAGCCAGGCTCATTGATGTTTGAAAAGGCAATTGCTAAATATGATATTGATATTGCACAATCGTGGATGGTTGGAGACAGAGAGCGCGATATACTTCCGGCTAATAAATTAAACATCCCAACCATTCTGATCGAAGAATTCCCGAATACAGAAACAAGTGCAAAGTATAAAGTGGATTCGTTGTATGAAGCAGCGGAACTGATTTTGAAGAAAGTGTAA
- a CDS encoding decarboxylase, with translation MDKYFDLIDQTFYFPTEEFKLVNNELHFNGFPLMDVINKYGTPLKLSYLPKISSQIQKAKQWFGEAITNNNYSGTYTYCYCTKSSHFSFVLNEALKNDIHIETSSAYDIPIVRILFENNKITKATNVICNGYKRPEYTDYICDLINEGFNCTPILDNLDEITAYEKGIETSCNLGIRLATDEEPKFEFYTSRLGFRYNDVVQFYKEKIEPNPKFKLKMLHFFINTGIKDTTYYWSELSRFVHMYCTMKKINPDMDSIDIGGGWPIKTSVHFEYDYKYMADQIVKTIKKVCDEEGVPTPNIFTEFGSFTVGESGAAVYSVLGSKLQNDKEEWYMIDSSFITTLPDVWGLSQKYLLLAVNGWDKPYKKVKLGGITCDSMDYYNSEAHQNLVFMPELDEKEPTYIGFFHTGAYQESLGGYGGIQHCLVPAPKHILIDKDADGNFSYNLFAPEQTKESMLKILGYKA, from the coding sequence ATGGATAAGTATTTTGACCTGATCGACCAAACGTTTTACTTCCCGACAGAAGAGTTTAAACTGGTAAACAATGAATTGCATTTTAATGGATTCCCATTGATGGATGTTATCAATAAATACGGAACGCCATTGAAATTAAGTTACCTGCCTAAGATCAGTTCACAGATCCAAAAAGCAAAACAATGGTTCGGCGAAGCCATTACGAATAATAATTATTCGGGAACGTATACATATTGCTACTGTACCAAATCTTCGCATTTCAGTTTTGTATTGAACGAAGCATTGAAGAATGACATACATATTGAAACCTCTTCTGCTTACGATATTCCGATTGTTCGTATTTTATTCGAGAACAATAAAATTACGAAAGCAACCAATGTGATCTGCAATGGATATAAGCGCCCGGAATACACAGACTACATCTGTGATCTGATAAACGAAGGCTTTAACTGCACACCTATTTTAGACAACCTGGATGAAATTACAGCTTATGAAAAAGGTATTGAAACAAGTTGTAATTTAGGTATCCGTCTGGCAACGGATGAAGAGCCGAAGTTTGAATTCTATACGTCACGCCTGGGTTTCAGATACAACGATGTGGTTCAGTTCTACAAAGAAAAAATTGAGCCGAATCCGAAGTTCAAATTGAAAATGCTGCACTTCTTTATTAATACGGGTATTAAAGATACCACGTACTACTGGAGTGAGTTGAGCCGTTTTGTACACATGTACTGTACGATGAAAAAGATTAATCCGGATATGGACAGCATTGATATTGGTGGCGGCTGGCCGATCAAAACATCTGTGCATTTCGAATACGACTATAAATATATGGCAGACCAGATTGTAAAAACAATCAAGAAGGTGTGTGATGAAGAAGGTGTACCAACACCGAATATTTTCACAGAATTCGGCAGCTTTACCGTGGGAGAAAGCGGCGCTGCGGTATACTCCGTTTTAGGAAGCAAACTTCAGAACGATAAAGAAGAATGGTATATGATTGACAGTTCATTCATTACTACGCTTCCGGATGTATGGGGCTTAAGCCAGAAGTATTTATTACTGGCAGTGAACGGCTGGGATAAACCATATAAAAAAGTTAAGCTTGGCGGTATTACCTGCGACAGCATGGATTATTACAATTCAGAAGCACACCAGAACCTGGTGTTCATGCCGGAACTGGATGAGAAAGAACCTACATACATTGGTTTCTTCCATACCGGTGCTTATCAGGAATCACTTGGCGGATACGGTGGTATACAGCATTGCCTGGTACCGGCACCGAAACATATTTTAATTGATAAAGATGCGGATGGTAATTTCAGCTATAACTTGTTTGCACCGGAGCAGACAAAAGAAAGCATGCTGAAAATATTGGGCTACAAAGCTTAA